The following proteins come from a genomic window of Diceros bicornis minor isolate mBicDic1 chromosome 36, mDicBic1.mat.cur, whole genome shotgun sequence:
- the PROSER2 gene encoding proline and serine-rich protein 2 isoform X2 — protein MPIHHQKADSSEMDSDLSPSCGLSDLSRGGSLESRSSSSRSRSFTLGDESLKYLTHEEKDVILFFEETIDSLEDDFEEPDLCDSGVHCHSLRSLEEGTSSHSEPEDVIDLVQPGPAAGEPECLPDGTEAAGAGPVGKEDIPDLECRKQDAENSPSPDSTVPEAPPLSPSLPVPTAPAHSRKELLSPSPPAEHPKLPRSVPTPLVIAQKISEKLAGNEALSPTSPSKEGRAAEWRTLASGAPRNGDPLLWHRQMTQPAPKIHRFPSNISVTNSSGKEFNKTISKAAVNVQERKAQVLANINGVSFLTMGETEDRAPKGDLTEQRGTRDQSKPGPFQEAVFLRAGRQTSGQQSRGVQTEQSPPLANGFQSIHDVLKSEPGAFVSTGKTVTFRPDPALPSKLARQNATKSFYEHRQPDCSQDARKRSGSLPRAVGFRPQGITVQFSGRGSTEEARREALRKLGLLKENL, from the exons GGTGATGAGAGCCTGAAGTACCTCACCCACGAGGAAAAGGACGTCATCCTGTTTTTTGAAGAGACCATTGATTCCCTGGAAGATGACTTTGAGGAACCAGACCTGTGTGACAGCGGTGTGCACTGCCACTCTCTGCGGTCTCTGGAAGAGGGCACTTCCAGTCACTCCGAGCCAGAAGATGTCATCGATTTAGTGCAGCCGGGACCTGCCGCTGGGGAACCCGAGTGCCTTCCGGATGGGACCGAGGCAGCGG GGGCTGGACCTGTTGGAAAGGAAGACATTCCTGATCTTGAATGCAGGAAGCAAGATGCTGAGAATTCTCCTTCTCCAGACTCCACGGTCCCAGAGGCCCCTCCTCTGTCGCCTTCCCTGCCTGTCCCCACAGCTCCAGCCCACTCCAGGAAAGAGctgctctctccttctcctccagcaGAGCACCCGAAACTACCCCGCTCGGTGCCGACCCCACTTGTTATCGCCCAGAAAATTTCCGAGAAGTTGGCAGGAAATGAAGCGCTTTCGCCCACATCCCCCTCGAAGGAGGGCAGGGCTGCAGAAtggaggacactggcttctggaGCCCCTCGAAATGGAGACCCCTTGCTGTGGCACAGACAGATGACACAGCCTGCACCCAAGATCCACCGCTTCCCGAGCAACATCAGCGTGACCAACAGCTCGGGGAAGGAGTTCAACAAGACCATCTCCAAAGCGGCCGTCAACGTGCAGGAGCGGAAAGCCCAGGTCTTGGCCAACATTAATGGTGTCTCTTTCCTCACCATGGGAGAGACGGAAGATCGAGCCCCCAAGGGTGATCTCACTGAGCAGAGGGGGACGCGTGACCAGAGCAAGCCAGGCCCCTTCCAGGAAGCCGTATTCTTGCGGGCAGGAAGGCAGACCAGTGGTCAGCAGTCCAGAGGCGTGCAGACAGAACAGTCCCCACCATTGGCCAATGGCTTCCAGAGCATCCACGATGTCCTGAAGAGTGAGCCTGGCGCCTTTGTCTCTACTGGAAAAACTGTCACCTTCCGTCCGGACCCAGCTCTTCCCAGTAAACTTGCGCGCCAGAACGCCACCAAGAGCTTTTATGAGCACCGGCAGCCGGACTGCAGCCAGGATGCTAGGAAGCGGTCGGGTTCGCTCCCCAGGGCCGtggggttcaggccccagggCATCACCGTGCAGTTCTCTGGCCGAGGCTCCACGGAGGAAGCCCGACGGGAGGCCCTGCGGAAGCTCGGCCTCCTGAAAGAGAACTTGTGA